The Streptomyces rimosus genomic interval GGCGGTCGGGCAACTGGAGGACGGACGCGGCGAGGTCGAGAACCAGTACGCGCGCGCCGTACGCCGTACCGGGAACACCGTCGCCCGGCATACCGTCGGACGGGTCTTCCGTATCACCGACCGCACCTGGCGCGGCATCGGCCCGCTGCCCGAAAGCGGGCTCGAACTCAGCCCGGAGTACGCGGAGTTCGACGCCGCACGCCGCTTCGGCGTCACGGACCTGCGCTCCGCCGAGCACCCCGAGTGCATCGCGGGCGCCATTCTCACCGGCGCCCGGAAACCGACCGACTGCGCCGCCTACGGCACCCGCTGCACGCCGCGCACTCCGCTCGGCGCGCCCATGGTGTCCGCCGAGGGCACCTGCGCCGCCTACTTCGCGGCCGGACGCGCCCGCATCGCCCTCGCAGGGAGCCCACCATGACGCCCCAGTGCACCACGCCGCGACACGAGGACGAGCGGGTGCTGCTCGGCCACGGCGCGGGCGGCCGGCTCACCGCCGAACTCCTCGACGCGCTCCTGCTCCCCGCCATCGGAGCGCCGGCCGGACCGCTGGAGGACGCCGCCACCCTGCCTCCCATAGGCCTGCCGGTCATCAGCACGGACAGCTTCGTCGTCAGCCCGCTGTCCTTCCCCGGCGGCGACATCGGCTCCCTCGCCGTCCACGGCACCGTCAATGACCTCGCCATGCGCGGCGCCCAACCCGTCGCCCTCGCCGTCTCCCTCATCATCGAGGAGGGCCTGCCGCTGGCCGAGCTGAGGTCGGTGGTGGAATCGCTGGGCAAGGCCGCCGCCGAGGCGGAGGTGCCGGTGGTCACCGGGGACACCAAGGTCGTCGGGCGCGGTGCCGCCGACCGGCTGTTCATCACCACCACCGGCATCGGCCGGCGCATCCCCGCTCTCCACCCCTCGGCGGCACGCGCCCAACCCCACGACGCCATCCTGCTCTCCGGCCCCATCGGCCTGCACGGCACCGCCGTGCTCAGCACCCGCGAGGGCCTGGGCTTCGAGGCCGACATCACCTCCGACTCCCGCCCGCTGCACCGCCTCGTCAAGGCTCTGGCCTGCTTCGCCGACGACCTCCACACCCTGCGCGACCCCACCCGCGGCGGCCTCGCCGCGACCCTCAACGAGATCGCCGAGGCATCCGGCACCGGAGCAGAGATCGACGAAAGCGCGCTGCCCGTGCCCGGCCCCGTCGCCGCCGCCTGCGATCTGCTCGGACTCGACCTCTTGCACGTCGCCAACGAGGGCTGCCTGGTCGCCTACGTACCGGAAGCCCGGGCGGACGACGTGCTGCACACCATGCGTCGCGCCCCCGAAGGCGCGTCAGCGGTGCGCATCGGCCGGACGACCGCCGTCCATCCCCGACGTGTGGACCTGCTCACCCGCGTCGGCTCCCGGCGCGTCGTCGACATGCCGCTGGGCGAGCAGCTGCCCCGTATCTGCTGACGGGCCGGACGAGGAGGAAGCATGCGCGTGTTCATCGGTTACGCTGGAGAACACGGATCCACCCGCGGCGTCGCCGAACGCATCGCGGCCACGCTGACCGGGCGGGGCCTTCAGGCGGACATCGCGGATCTGGCCGACGAGTGTGCCGCGGCCCCCGGCCACGACGCCTGCGTGCTCGGCAGTGCCATTCACAACGGCCGCTGGATGCCCGCGGCCGCCGAGTACGTACGCCGCTACACCCCCGAACTCGCCCGCCGGCCCCTGTGGCTGTTCAGCGTCGGCCTGGCCCGCGTCCTCGGCGGCCCCTTCGAACGGTGGTCCCGGAACCCGGACCCGCTGCCCGCCGTACGCGACCTCCTCTCCCCCGTGGACCACCGCCTGCTGGCAGGCGCCTTCGAGCGGGAGCACACCTCCCTTCTCGGGCACCTGGTCTTCCGGGCCATGGGCGGCCACTACGGGGACCACCGGGACTGGCAGGAAATCGACGCATGGGCCGAAGGCATCGCGCACCGACTGCTGTCGGCCCCGTCCGAGAAGGAGCACCATCGGAACCAACCCGCAGCGACGGAGTGATGTTCCGATGACGGCATCCGAACCGGCCGGGCCGGGCCCCATCCGGGTCTTTCTGCTGGACGACCACGAGATGGTGCGCCGGGGCGTGCGCGATCTGCTCGACGGCGAACCGGACATCGAGGTGGTGGGCGAGGCCGCCGACCGGCGCGAAGCCCTGGCCCGGGGGCCCGCCCTGCGACCACATGTCGCGCTATTGGACGTACGGCTCGGTCCGGGCAGTCCGGAAGGCGACCACGAGGGCATCGAGGCGTGCCGCGAACTGCGCGCCCGGATGCCGGAACTGGCCTGTCTGATGCTGACGTCCTTCGATGACGACGAAGCGCTCTTCGACGCCGTCATGGCGGGCGCGTCCGGTTACGTCCTCAAGCAGATCAAGGGCTCCGACCTGGTGTCGGCGGTGCGGACGGTGGCGTCGGGCGCGTCCCTGCTCGACCCGGGCGCGACCGCACGGCTCATGGCCCGCGTACGCGGCGAGACCGACCCCGTACCGCCCGAGCTGGCCCGCCTCTCCCCCCGGGAGCGGGAAATCCTCGAACTCGTCGGCGAGGGCCTGACCAACGGGCAGATCGCCCAGCGGCTGTACCTGGCGGAGAAGACGGTCAAGAACCGCATCTCCTCGATTCTCGCCAAGCTCGGCGTCGGCCGCCGTATCCAGGCCGCGGTGCTGGCCGAAAAGATCCGGCACCGCGATCCGGCAGCCGACGAACCGGGGTGAGCGGCCGAAGAAGAGGACTCTCCGGACCGCCCCAGGTGCGCCCGGTTAGGCATGCGGTACGACGGCCACCGGGCACCGGGCGTGGTGGAGCACGGCGTGGTTGACCGGGCCCAGTTGCAGGCCGCGGGTGTGCCGGTGGCGTTCGGCGCCGACCACCAGGAGGTCCGCGCCGGCCGCGGCGGCGAGGAGGACATCGCGGGGGTTGCCCTCGGCCGGCCGGGGCGTCACGGGCACCTCGGGGTGCTCGCACGCCACGGGAGCGAGAGCGGCTTCGAGGGTGTCCGCGGCGCGTCGGATGTGCTCCTCGCGCCGCTTGTTGTGCGTCCCGCTCTCCTCGGCGAGCCCGCTGCCCGGGCACCGCCAGACGTGTACGGCCTCGATCTCCCCGCGGCGCAGGGCCGCCTCGCCATACGCGAAGGCGACCGTCGCCTCGCTGCCGGCGCCCTCGCCGACACCGACGACGATCCGGCCGCCCCGGCCCGGTGGGGGCCCGGTCCGCCCTTCGCCCCGTACGACGATGACCGGGCAATGCGCCCGCCCTGCCACCGTCAGGCTCACCGTCCCCAGCAGCAGGGACGCCAGTTCGCCGCGGCCCCGGTGCCCCACGACCAGCAGCGCAGCGGCGCGGGACTCCACGGTCAGTGCTACGGCGGGCTCCTCCGGCACCGCCTGAGCCGTCACCTGCGGGCCGCCGGCCCACCGTGCGGCCCGCTCGACCGCGTCGGAGAGCACCCGCTCCTCCGCCTTCTTCTCCTCGGCAGCCCCTTCTCCGTAGCGCTCCCAGAGCGACGCGTGCACGATGCGCAGCGGCAGGCCGCGAAGCCGGGCCTCTTCGGCTGCCCAGTCCAGCGCGTGCATACCGGCGTCGGATCCGTCCACGCCCACCACGACAGGTCGTTCCACCCCGGCCACCGCCTTCCCGGACATCGGCTGCCCGCAGCATGCGCCCGCCCGCTGCCGCCGCGCAGGGGTGGTTCGGGGCATGCCGAGGGCCATTCGGCCCCAAGCGGGCGGGCACGGTGAGGCCGCATTCTGGCGGGGCAGGGCCTGACGTCCCGGGCACCCCGGCGGTGACCGGGAGCCCGGCCCGGCCGCAGGTCCATCGACCGGTCGCCTTTCGGACAGGAGAGTCCCGTGGCACAGGCGCCCCGCATCGCGGTGATCGGCGTCGGCAACACGTTCCGCCGCGACGACGGAATCGGACCGGCCGTCGTGCGACGGCTGCGTGAGCGGGCCGTGGAGCGCCCGCTGCCGCCGTCGGTCGAACTCGCGGACTGTGACGGTGAGAGCGGACGGCTGATGTCCCTGTGGGAAGGCGCGGAGCTGGCCATCGTGATCGACGCCGCCCATGCCCACCCCGGCCGCCCCGGCCGCGTCCACCGCTTCGGCCTCGAAGGCCCGTACGCCAGCCCGGCCGCCACCAGTTCGCACGGCCTGGGCCTGGGGGAAGCCATCGAGCTGTCCAACGTGCTGGGCCGCTTGCCGGACAGACTGCTCGTCCTCGCCGTCGAGGGAGCGGACCGTTCCCTGGGCACCGGACTGACGCCGGCCGTCGCCGCGGTCGTCGACCGTCTCGCCGCGACCGTGGAGGCGGAGATCACCCTGCACCGCGACGCCCGTGCGCGGCGCACCGGCCACCGCGTCGACGGCGAGCCCCGTCCGGCGGACGGGTGAGGGCCGTGGGCAGCAACCGGGAGGCACGGCGCTTCGAGGTGTACGGCACGGTCCAGGGCGTCGGCTTCCGCCCGTTCGTGCAGCGCCTCGCCACCGGGCTGCACCTGGACGGCTGGGTGCGCAACGTCGACGGCCATGTCGTCATCGACACCGCCGGGACTTCGCAGTCGCTGCGCCGGTTCGCCGACGCCCTGCGCGCTCAGGCGCCGCCGCTGTCCGTCATACGCCGGATCCACAGCTCTCGCGGTGTCCCCGAACTCCCTGAGCCGGGCAGCGGGTTCACCGTACGCGCCAGCGTCGCCGGCGACAGGCGGCCGGCGCCGCGCGAGATCCCGGCGGACACGGCGACCTGTGACGCCTGCCTGGCCGAGCTGTTCGCCCCACGGAACCGGCGCTACCGCTACCCGTTCATCAACTGCACCGACTGCGGACCGCGCGCCACCGTGATCACGGGCCTCCCCTACGACCGGCCCCGTACGACGATGCGCTCCTTCCCGCTGTGCCCGGCGTGCGCGGCCGAGTACCGTGACCCGTCCGACCGGCGCTTCCATGCCGAGCCGCTGGCCTGCCCCGCCTGCGGGCCCCGCCTGTCGTGGCACGCGGACGGGCGGGACGCGACCGGTCCGGCCGCTCTCCGGTCCGCCGAGGAACTGATCGCGGACGGCGGTATCGTCGCCGTCAAAGGTCTGGGCGGCTACCAGCTCGTCTGCGACGCGGAACAGGCACCGGCCGTGCTGCGCCTGCGCCGCCGCAAGCACCGGCCGCACAAACCGCTCGCCGTGATGGTCGCCGATCTGGCCGCGGCCCACCGCATCGCCCGGCCCACCCGTACCGAAAGCCGCCTGCTCGTCTCCCCCGCCCGGCCCGTGGTGCTGGTCACGGACGGACCGTCCGGCGGGACGGCCGCCGGGGCCGTCCATCCCGGCACCGGACGCGTCGGGCTCTTCCTGCCCTCGACCGGGCTTCACCACCTTCTCCTGCGCGACCTGGACCGGCCGCTGGTGGTCACCAGCGGCAATCTCGCCGGCGAACCGATCGCGACCGCGGACGCCGACGCCCGCGAACGCCTCGCCGGGATCGCCGACGGCTTCCTGGCCCACAACCGTCCGATCGCCGCCCGCTACGACGACTCCGTGACGCAGGCCGTACGAGGACATGTCCTGACCATCCGGCGGGCCCGCGGATATGCCCCCGCTCCCCTGCGGCTCCCGGTGCCGACCCGTACGCCGGTCGTGGCAGCCGGTGCGCAGAGCAAGCACACCGTGACGGTGGCCGTCGGCGGCAGCGCCGTGACGGGCCCGCACACCGGGGACCTGTCCGACGCCCGCACCATGGAAGCCTTCGAGCGCTGCTACGCGGACCTCGTGGCCCTCACCGGCGTGACTCCGCAGGCCGTGGCACACGACCTGCACCCCGGCTACCTGTCCACCCAGTGGGCGGCTGCGCATTTCGCGCCCGAGCGGCGCGTCGCGGTCCAGCACCACCACGCCCACATCGCCGCCTGCGCCGCCGAGCACCGGCTGCGCGGCCCCTTCCTCGGCATCGCCTACGACGGCCTGGGCTTCGGGGACGACGGCACGCTGTGGGGCGGTGAAATCCTGGTCGCCGACTACACCGGTTATCGGCGCGTCGGCCGCTTCGCCACCGCTCCGCTGCCCGGCGGCGAGGCCGCGGTCCGGCGCCCGGCGCGGATGGCGCTCGGCTACCTCCACGGCCTCGAACCGCTCGGTGTGCCGCCTCCGTCACCCGAACTGGCCCGGCAGTTCACCGAGCGGCTGGACGCACGCGAGGTCACCACGGTCCGCACCATGGTCGTACGTGGCCTCAACTGCCCCCGCGCCTCCAGCGCCGGCCGCCTCTTCGACGCCGCTGCCGCCCTGCTCGGACTCGTCCCCGGTGAGATCTCCTACGAGGGGCAGGCCGCCGTAGCCCTGGAGAACGCCGCCGGCACCGCGCGCCACGCCGCCCTGCCCTGGCGCCTGATCCGCGCCGACGGGCTGTGGGTCTACGACCCGGCACCCACCCTGACCGCCCTCCTCGGCCAACTCGGCGCCGGCACACCCGTACCGCTGCTGGCCGCCGCCTTCCACACCACGATCGCCGAAGTCACGGCCGCACTGGCCGAGCGGGCCGTCGCCGGTGGCGCCCCGCGCACCGTCTGCCTGGCGGGCGGCTGCTTCGTCAACCGCCGTCTGCTGAGCGACGTGCGGCGGCTGCTGCGCGCCCAGGGCATGCGGGTGCTGGCCGGCAGCGCCGTGCCCGTCGGGGACGGCGGCATCAGCTACGGCCAGGCGGTGATCGCCGCCGCCCGCCTGAAAGGGGGCTGACACCACATGTGCCTGGGCATCCCGGGACGCGTCCTGGAGACGTACGAGAGCGCCGGACTGCGCATGGCCCGCGTGGACTTCGGCGGCATCCGCCGCGAAGCGTGCCTGGAGTACACGCCGGAGGCCGGCGTCGGCGACTACGTCGTCGTGCACGTCGGCTTCGCCATCACCACCGTCGACGAGACCGAGGCGGCCCGCACGCTCGCCGTACTGCGGGCGATGTCGGACGCCGTGGCGGGCGAGCTGGGCGAACCGCTGCCCGCCGGGAAATCCACCGAGGAGTCAGGATAATGGTCACCACCTCGCCCCAGCAGGGCCCGTTCGCGCTCTCCCACGGTGCGACGGCCCACCGCTCGGCCCTCATCACCGCCGAGACCCGTCCCTCGCCGCTCATCCGGTACCACGCGCTGATCGTCGGCATCGAGGGGGTGGTCACCGACACCGCGCGCATCCACGCCGGGGCCTGGCAGCGCACCTTCGACACCTTCTTCCGGCGGGCCGAGCACCTCCCGCGGCACATCACCCGGCCCTTCGATCCGGACGGCGACTTCCGCCGGTTCTTCCAGGGACGCGCCCGCGCCGACGGTGTCCAGGCGTTCCTGAGCGCGCGCGGCATCCCGCCGCCGGAGGACGAAGGCGCCTGGGCACCGGCGAGCCGTACCGTGCGGACGCTCGTCGCCCAGGAGGACCGGCTGTTCGACGCGTACATGCAGCGCCACGGTGTGCCCGTCTGGCCGGACAGCCTGCGGCTGGTCGGCGCCATGCGCCGGCACGCGGTGCCGGTCGCCGCGGTGTCCGCCTCCCGCCGCGCGCACGCCCTGCTGGCGGCGGCGGGCGTACAGCACCGCTTCGACGCCGTGGTGGACGGGCGCGACCGGGCCCGTCCGCGCCACTCCGCCGGTCCCGACCCGGCCCTGCTGCGGGAGGCCGTCCGGCGGTTGCGGGCCACGCCCCTGCGCACCGCCGTGGTGGTCGCTGCGCCCGCCTGGGTGACCGCGGCCCGGCGGTGCGGCTTCGGTCTCGTGGTCGGCCTGGACCGGGAGGGCCGGGCGGAGTACGCGGGCGAACTCTACGAGCGGGGCGCCGGTCACGTGGTGGGCGGGCTGGCCGAGCTGATTCCCGCCACCTGACGTACGTCCTCGGCCGAGGGCCAGGGCCGAGTGGCCCGGGCCGGTCCCGTACGGCCCATGGGAAGCCCCGCGCGGGCCACGGAATCTGGAAGCAGAACCCGTTCCAGCCGAGGAGCTGCGATGACGAGCACCGAGCGGCCCGGAAACAGTGTGTACGCGCTGCTGTCCGACGGCACCACGGTCCGCATACGGCCCGCCTGCCCGGAGGACCGGGAACGGGTGCTGCGCCTGTTCACCGGCATGTCCCCGGAGAATCTGCGGCTGCGGTTCTTCACCGCGGGGCCCGGGTCCGCGGAGGCAGCCGCGGAACGCATCAGCTCCCCCGGCGCCCCGGGCGACCACGCTCTGCTCGCGCTGGTGGGTGACGAGGTCACCGGTACGGCGGAGTTCCACCGCTCCCCCGCCGACCGGGAGACGGCGGACATCGGGCTCGCGGTCGCCGACGCCTGGCACGGCCGCGGCATCGGGACCCTACTGCTGGAGCATCTGGTGCACGCCGCCCGCGCTGCCGGCATCCGCAGGTTCACCGCCGACGCCCTGACCGAGAACCACCTCATGCTCAAGGTGATCTCCGATCTCGGCCTGCGCACCGCGCGGCGCTTCCACGGCCCCGAGGTCCGCTGCACCATCGAACTCACCGAGGACGAGCCGTATCTGAGCGCGGTGGACGAACGCGGGCGCGCCGCCGGTGTCGCCAGCCTGGAGCCGCTGCTGCGGCCCGCCTCGGTCGTCGTGATCGGCGCCGGCCGGTCACCGTCATCGGTCGGCCGCGCACTCCTCGGCAACCTCCGGGCCCACGGCTTCACCGGACAGCTCGCCGCCGTCAACCCGCACGCCGACGCCATCGACGGCACACCCTGTCACCCGTCCGTCGGCCAACTCCCCTACGTCCCGGACCTGGCGGTCCTGGCCGTCCCCGCCACCGCCGTACCCGATGCCGCCGAACAGTGCGGCAAACACGGTGTGAAGGCCCTGGTCACCGTCGCCTCCGGACTCGACGACGGCCAGGCGGCGGAGCTGCTGGCCGCCTGCCGGCGCCACGGGATGCGGCTGGTGGGCCCCAACTGCCTGGGCCTGGCCAACACCGAGCAGACCGTACGGCTGGACGCGACCTTCGCCGCGGCACCACCCCGTGCGGGCACCGCCGGGGTCGCCGTGCAGTCCGGCGGGGTGGGCATCGCGCTGCTCGGCGCGCTGTCCCGGCTCGGCATCGGCGTGTCCTCCTTCGTCTCGCTCGGCGACAAGTACGACGTCAGCGGCAACGACCTGTTGCAGTGGTGGGAGAGCGACGGCGTCACCGATCTGGCGCTGCTGCACCTGGAGTCGTTCGGCAACCCGCGCGGCTTCTCCCGCACCGCGCGCCGGGTGGCCCGTACGGTGCCCGTCCTGACCGTGGACGCGGGCCGTTCGGAGGCCGGGCGCCGTGCCGCCGCCTCGCACACCTCCGCGATCGTCACTCCCACCATGACCCGCCGGGCCCTGTTCCAGCAGGCCGGGATCATCGCCACCGACAGCGTCGGTGATCTCGTCGCCACCGCCGCCCTGCTGCGTTCCCAGCCACTGCCGGCCGGTGCGCGCGTCGCCGTGGTCAGCAACGCGGGCGGCGCGGCCGTCCTGGCCGCCGACGCCTGTGCCGAAGCCGGACTGACGATCCCGGAGCTGCCGGGGCCGCTCATCGCCGACCTGCTCGGCGTGCTCCCGCCCACGGCCCGGGCCGTCAACCCGGTGGACACCACGGCCGCCGTCTCCGGGAAGCAGCTGGCGGCCTGCCTGGACCTGCTGGCCCGGCACGGCGCCGTGGACGCCGTAATCGTCGCGCTGGTCCCCACCGCCCTGTCCGCCGCGACCGGGGACGACCCGGCCAGGGCCCTCGTCCCGCCGTCCGGGACGAGGGCCCGGCCACTCGCCGCGGTCCTCCTCGACCAGGCCGAGCCCGTACGGCTGCTCCAAGGCGGTGCCGCCACCGTTCCGGCGTACGCCGAACCGTCGTCCGCCGCGCGGGCACTGGCCCGCGCCGTCTCGTACGCCCACTGGCGTGCCGAGCCGTCGGGCACGGTACCGGCCTTGGATGGCGTGGACAGCGCAACGGCCGCCGCGCTCGTGGCCGACTTCCTGGCCCGCAATCCAAACGGTGGCTGGGCCGGGCCCCAGTTGTGCGCGGCGCTGCTGGACGCGTACGGCATTCCGCAGTCGCCGTGGGCATGGGTCACCGGCCCCGACGCGGCGGCGGCCGCGGCCGAACGGCTCGGCGGCGGCCGGATGGCGCTCAAGGCGTACTGGCCCGGACTGCTGCACAAGACCGACGTGGGAGCGCTGCGCCTGGACCTGGAAGGACCGCGGAGCATCCGCGACGCGTACACGGAACTGGCCCGGAACTTCGCCGGTGTGATGACGGGGGCGGTGGTGCAGCCGATGGCCGCACGCGGCATCGAACTGGTCGCGGGCGTCGTCCAGGACCAGGTGTTCGGGCCCCTGGTGCTCTTCGGCCTCGGCGGCACCGCCACCGAGGTCCTGGCCGACCACGCCGCCCGCCTCGCGCCGCTCACCGACCTGGACGCGCACGCGCTGATCACCGCTCCCCGGTGCGCGCCCCTGCTGTTCGGCCACCGCACCGGCCGGACGGCGGACCTCGAAGGGCTCGAACAGCTGCTGCTGCGCCTGTCCCGGATGGCCTGCGACCTTCCCCAGCTGGCCGAGGCCGACCTCAATCCCGTACTCGTCCGGCCGGACGCCGTCCTGCCCCTGGACGTCCGTATCCGCCTGCTCCCGCACACCGCGCGGAACCCGTATCTGCGCCGGCTGCGCGCCCGCTGACCGGCTCCGCCCCAGGAGGCTGTGATGACCCGAGCATCAACCCCCTTCTCCCACCGGGTGATCGTCGGATTCGACGGCTCCGACCCTGCCGTACGCGCCCTCGACCACGCCACCGACGAGGCCGCCCGCCGCGGCACCGCACTGGAGATCATCTGCGGCTGGCCCTGGGGCAAGCACCCGCTGCCCGACTACGGCGTCACCGACGACACCGGCAAGCTCCTCTACAGCAGCGCCCGCCGCATGATGGACACCGCCATCGAACGCGTGCGGGCCCGCGCCGCCCAGGTGGCCGTCAGCGAGACCCTGACGACGGAGACGGCGGCGCGCGCCCTGCTGCGCTGCGGACGCGACGCCGCCCTCACCGTGGTCGGCACCCGCGGCCACGGCGGCTTCGCCGGACTGCTGCTGGGCTCGGTGAGCCTGCGCGTGGCGGCCCACTGCACCACGCCGCTCATGGTCGTACGCGGCGATCAGGACGCCGACGAGCACCACCGCGTCCTCATCGGCGTCGCATCCGACGCGGACACCGACGCCCTCCACTTCGCCTTCCGGGAAGCCAGGCGGCGCGGATGCGCCCTACGGGTGCTGCACGCCTGGCAGTCCCCCGCGGCACCCCATGGCTCCCACGCCGCGTCGTACCACCTGTCCCGGGACGAACTGGAGCAGCTGCGCAAGGGAGCCGAAACGGTTTCGCAGCACGCCGTCGCACCGCTGCGCGAGGCCTACCCGGACATCGACGTCCACCCGGACACGGTCTGCCTGGGCGCGGGCAAAGCCCTCGTGGAAGCGAGCCGGAACGCCGACGTGGCCGTACTGGCCGCCCACCGCCGCCCCCGTCACATCGGCCTGCAACTCGGCCCGGTCACCCACGCGATGCTGCACCACGCGCACTGCCCGGTCGTCCTCGTACCCGTTGGCTGAGCGGCGGGCCGTCCCGAGACACACCACGGAGCCGGAAGGAGCACAGAAGATGAAGCACCGGCTGATCGACCAGGTCATGAACCGGGACGTCGTCACCACGTCTCCCGAAGTGCCCTTCAAGGAGGTCGCCGACCTGCTGGCACGGCACGCCATCAGCGGAGTGCCCGTCGTGGACCGGGACGACAAGGTACTGGGCGTGGTCTCCGAGACCGACCTGATGTCCCACCAGGCCGCGCGGGACGACGACGCGCCGCGCCCGTGGTACGCGCTGCGCCGCCGCGCCAAGAGCGCCCGCGCGGCGCGGACGAAGGCCGGAGGCCGGACGGCCGGTGACCTGATGACCTCTCCCGCCGTCACCATCGGCCCCCGCCGGACCGTCGCCGAGGCCGCCCGGACCATGGCCGCGCACCGCGTCGAACGCCTCCCGGTGATCGACGAGGAGGGACGGCTCATGGGCATCGTCACCCGCAGCGACCTGCTCTCCGTCTTCCGCCGTCCCGACGGGGAGGTACGCGACGAGATCGTCGAGGACGTGCTCGTGCGCACGCTGTGGCTCGCCCCGCACACCATCGACGTGCGCGTCCTCGACGGCGTCGTCACCCTCACGGGCAAGCTTCAGCGCCGCAGCGAGGTCCCCATCGCGATTCGGCTGACCGGCCGCGTCGACGGCGTCGTGAGCGTCATCGACCACCTCTCCTACCAGGAGGACGACTCCCACCTGCGTCCCACCGAACAGGCCCTGCACGGCATCACCGAGGAATGGCTGCGGAAGATCTGACCGGCCCCATTTCTGGAAGGAGTTGAGCCCCATGACCGGACAACGCGTTCTCGTCGCCTACGGATCCCTGAACGGTGCGACGGCCGGCATCGCCGAGGAGATCGCGGCGATCCTCGAAAA includes:
- the hypE gene encoding hydrogenase expression/formation protein HypE yields the protein MTPQCTTPRHEDERVLLGHGAGGRLTAELLDALLLPAIGAPAGPLEDAATLPPIGLPVISTDSFVVSPLSFPGGDIGSLAVHGTVNDLAMRGAQPVALAVSLIIEEGLPLAELRSVVESLGKAAAEAEVPVVTGDTKVVGRGAADRLFITTTGIGRRIPALHPSAARAQPHDAILLSGPIGLHGTAVLSTREGLGFEADITSDSRPLHRLVKALACFADDLHTLRDPTRGGLAATLNEIAEASGTGAEIDESALPVPGPVAAACDLLGLDLLHVANEGCLVAYVPEARADDVLHTMRRAPEGASAVRIGRTTAVHPRRVDLLTRVGSRRVVDMPLGEQLPRIC
- a CDS encoding flavodoxin domain-containing protein; its protein translation is MRVFIGYAGEHGSTRGVAERIAATLTGRGLQADIADLADECAAAPGHDACVLGSAIHNGRWMPAAAEYVRRYTPELARRPLWLFSVGLARVLGGPFERWSRNPDPLPAVRDLLSPVDHRLLAGAFEREHTSLLGHLVFRAMGGHYGDHRDWQEIDAWAEGIAHRLLSAPSEKEHHRNQPAATE
- a CDS encoding response regulator, coding for MTASEPAGPGPIRVFLLDDHEMVRRGVRDLLDGEPDIEVVGEAADRREALARGPALRPHVALLDVRLGPGSPEGDHEGIEACRELRARMPELACLMLTSFDDDEALFDAVMAGASGYVLKQIKGSDLVSAVRTVASGASLLDPGATARLMARVRGETDPVPPELARLSPREREILELVGEGLTNGQIAQRLYLAEKTVKNRISSILAKLGVGRRIQAAVLAEKIRHRDPAADEPG
- a CDS encoding universal stress protein, with translation MSGKAVAGVERPVVVGVDGSDAGMHALDWAAEEARLRGLPLRIVHASLWERYGEGAAEEKKAEERVLSDAVERAARWAGGPQVTAQAVPEEPAVALTVESRAAALLVVGHRGRGELASLLLGTVSLTVAGRAHCPVIVVRGEGRTGPPPGRGGRIVVGVGEGAGSEATVAFAYGEAALRRGEIEAVHVWRCPGSGLAEESGTHNKRREEHIRRAADTLEAALAPVACEHPEVPVTPRPAEGNPRDVLLAAAAGADLLVVGAERHRHTRGLQLGPVNHAVLHHARCPVAVVPHA
- a CDS encoding hydrogenase maturation protease, yielding MAQAPRIAVIGVGNTFRRDDGIGPAVVRRLRERAVERPLPPSVELADCDGESGRLMSLWEGAELAIVIDAAHAHPGRPGRVHRFGLEGPYASPAATSSHGLGLGEAIELSNVLGRLPDRLLVLAVEGADRSLGTGLTPAVAAVVDRLAATVEAEITLHRDARARRTGHRVDGEPRPADG
- the hypF gene encoding carbamoyltransferase HypF, with protein sequence MGSNREARRFEVYGTVQGVGFRPFVQRLATGLHLDGWVRNVDGHVVIDTAGTSQSLRRFADALRAQAPPLSVIRRIHSSRGVPELPEPGSGFTVRASVAGDRRPAPREIPADTATCDACLAELFAPRNRRYRYPFINCTDCGPRATVITGLPYDRPRTTMRSFPLCPACAAEYRDPSDRRFHAEPLACPACGPRLSWHADGRDATGPAALRSAEELIADGGIVAVKGLGGYQLVCDAEQAPAVLRLRRRKHRPHKPLAVMVADLAAAHRIARPTRTESRLLVSPARPVVLVTDGPSGGTAAGAVHPGTGRVGLFLPSTGLHHLLLRDLDRPLVVTSGNLAGEPIATADADARERLAGIADGFLAHNRPIAARYDDSVTQAVRGHVLTIRRARGYAPAPLRLPVPTRTPVVAAGAQSKHTVTVAVGGSAVTGPHTGDLSDARTMEAFERCYADLVALTGVTPQAVAHDLHPGYLSTQWAAAHFAPERRVAVQHHHAHIAACAAEHRLRGPFLGIAYDGLGFGDDGTLWGGEILVADYTGYRRVGRFATAPLPGGEAAVRRPARMALGYLHGLEPLGVPPPSPELARQFTERLDAREVTTVRTMVVRGLNCPRASSAGRLFDAAAALLGLVPGEISYEGQAAVALENAAGTARHAALPWRLIRADGLWVYDPAPTLTALLGQLGAGTPVPLLAAAFHTTIAEVTAALAERAVAGGAPRTVCLAGGCFVNRRLLSDVRRLLRAQGMRVLAGSAVPVGDGGISYGQAVIAAARLKGG
- a CDS encoding HypC/HybG/HupF family hydrogenase formation chaperone — its product is MCLGIPGRVLETYESAGLRMARVDFGGIRREACLEYTPEAGVGDYVVVHVGFAITTVDETEAARTLAVLRAMSDAVAGELGEPLPAGKSTEESG
- a CDS encoding HAD family hydrolase, whose protein sequence is MVTTSPQQGPFALSHGATAHRSALITAETRPSPLIRYHALIVGIEGVVTDTARIHAGAWQRTFDTFFRRAEHLPRHITRPFDPDGDFRRFFQGRARADGVQAFLSARGIPPPEDEGAWAPASRTVRTLVAQEDRLFDAYMQRHGVPVWPDSLRLVGAMRRHAVPVAAVSASRRAHALLAAAGVQHRFDAVVDGRDRARPRHSAGPDPALLREAVRRLRATPLRTAVVVAAPAWVTAARRCGFGLVVGLDREGRAEYAGELYERGAGHVVGGLAELIPAT